A genomic stretch from Carassius auratus strain Wakin unplaced genomic scaffold, ASM336829v1 scaf_tig00010380, whole genome shotgun sequence includes:
- the LOC113072777 gene encoding suppressor of SWI4 1 homolog: MGKTKTRNQKKAREAASRVAEETYSTVPHTFVFHRGQIGKNVTQLVTDMRRVMEPFTARALKVRQKNVLKDFVAVAGPLGVTHFSIFTKTENTMNMRLARLPKGPTLHFRVAKYTLSKDVVSSLKRHRMHEQQFSHHPLLVLNNFGIEGMHIKLMATMFQNMFPSINVHKLNLNSIKRCVLLNYDPVSQEVEFRHYSLKVVPVGMSRGVKKLMQEKFPDMSRLEDISELLMKGVNLSESEAEQDGDHNITELPQVYSGRGNMASQQSAVRLTEIGPRMTLQLVKISEGMGEGKVLYHSFVSKTEEELQEMLKRKEARLKEKEERKRKQEQNIALKKEKRDQNKQKSLEGIKRKRQQEGQESDDEVEDPGKPEGQAPAEDSEDEAEYYRQAVGEEPDEDMFPGTKRKRGPGKSTMPFKKRKLTPGKGPPHDKRSFKSDWGNKDGRKRFGDRKPLEGRNKFRKSEGGKKFGQKGGKGNRFAGQKKGDTGKKFGGQKTFKGRAVMKRQKGAGGKKDFKT, from the exons ATGGGAAAAACAAAG ACTAGGAACCAGAAGAAAGCCCGCGAGGCTGCCAGTCGTGTGGCCGAGGAGACTTACTCGACTGTGCCGCACACCTTCGTGTTTCACCGCGGACAGATCGGCAAGAACGTCACTCAGCTCGTGACAGACATGAGGCGAGTCATGGAGCCCTTCACCGCCAGAGCTCTGAAG GTGCGACAGAAAAACGTCTTGAAAGACTTTGTTGCTGTGGCAGGACCATTAGGAGTCACGCACTTCTCAATATTTACCAAAACTGAAAATACTATGAACATG AGGCTTGCACGTCTTCCCAAAGGTCCAACGTTACATTTCCGTGTTGCAAAG TACACTCTCAGCAAAGATGTAGTTTCGTCTTTAAAGAGGCACAGGATGCATGAACAGCAGTTTTCCCATCATCCTTTGCTAGTGCTGAATAATTTCGGCATCGAGGGCATGCACATCAAGCTGATGGCCACCATGTTCCAGAACATGTTCCCCTCGATCAACGTACACAAG CTCAACCTCAACAGCATAAAAAGATGTGTGCTGTTAAATTATGACCCCGTGTCCCAAGAGGTGGAGTTTCGTCATTA CAGCTTGAAGGTGGTGCCTGTGGGCATGAGTCGAGGGGTGAAGAAGCTGATGCAGGAGAAGTTCCCCGACATGAGCCGGCTGGAGGACATCAGCGAGCTCCTCATGAA AGGTGTCAATCTTTCAGAGAGCGAGGCAGAGCAGGACGGAGACCACAACATTACAGAGTTACCACAGGTGTACTCTGGTCGTGGAAACATGGCCTCGCAGCAGAGCGCAGTTCGGCTGACTGAG ATTGGCCCCAGAATGACTCTGCAGCTGGTGAAGATATCAGAAGGCATGGGGGAAGGAAAAGTGCTTTATCATTCCTTTG TCTCGAAAACCGAGGAAGAGCTTCAGGAGATGCTGAAAAGGAAGGAGGCCCGtctgaaagagaaagaagaacGGAAGAGAAAACAAGAACAGAACATTgccctgaaaaaagaaaaacgagATCAGAACAA gCAAAAGAGCTTGGAAGGCATCAAGAGAAAGCGTCAGCAGGAAGGGCAGGAATCAGATGATGAAGTGGAGGATCCTGGGAAACCGGAGGGCCAGGCTCCAGCTGAGGACTCTGAGGACGAAGCAGAGTATTACAGACAGGCTGTGGGGGAGGAACCAGATGAAG ACATGTTTCCTGGTACAAAAAGGAAGCGTGGTCCTGGAAAGTCTACAATGCCCTTTAAAAAGAGGAAGTTGACACCGGGGAAGGGCCCTCCTCATGACAAAAGGAGTTTTAAGTCTGACTGGGGTAATAAAGATGGCAGAAAGCGGTTTGGGGATAGGAAACCGCTAGAGGGGAGAAACAAGTTTCGAAAGAGCGAAGGAGGCAAAAAGTTCGGCCAGAAAGGGGGAAAAGGCAATAGATTTGCCGGGCAGAAAAAAGGAGACACCGGTAAGAAGTTTGGCGGACAGAAAACATTTAAAGGACGTGCTGTTATGAAACGACAGAAAGGTGCCGGAggaaaaaaagactttaaaacaTAA
- the LOC113072778 gene encoding angiopoietin-related protein 2-like — protein MEIPVTCVLGFLLVFGGACSNADTSKEDAGQKKSSGTTEKKPSRCSYTFIVPQQKLTGALCVSTETARVNRSEMVSLRALLDRQQEQLDAMRGQLEQEGTLANEMRVLRRESVNMNARITQLYAQLLDEIIQKKDQVLEQRRLESLVLNATAQVLQVSSSYRDLEKKYDALTSLVSNQSQLITHLEKQCQLKNPQATTSLPVQQSSGLVDVNTEAKEVASNVQRDQSAPLHQEQSPSELLEPFDGLPRLPTDTPFTSYPVTKSPGPWNDCQHVLESGEKTSRIYLLRPRNTNTLLQAWCDQSRAQGGWTVIQRRQDGSVNFFRTWEQYKQGFGNLDGEYWLGLEHLYWLTSQATYKLRVAMEDWQGRQAFAEYDSFQVEPESDWYRLRLGSYQGNAGDSLSWHNNKAFTTLDRDKDAYSGNCAHYQKGGWWYHMCAHSNLNGVWYRGGHYRSRYQDGVYWAELHGGSYSLKKVDMMIKPA, from the exons ATGGAAATTCCAGTGACTTGTGTCTTGGGCTTCCTGCTGGTTTTTGGTGGGGCCTGCTCTAACGCAGACACCTCCAAGGAAGATGCAGGTCAGAAAAAATCATCTGGAACAACAGAGAAAAAGCCGAGCCGCTGTTCCTACACTTTCATCGTACCTCAGCAGAAGTTAACAGGGGCGCTTTGTGTGAGTACTGAGACGGCTCGTGTCAACCGCTCTGAGATGGTGTCCCTGCGCGCGCTGCTGGACCGGCAGCAGGAACAGCTGGACGCAATGCGTGGGCAGCTGGAGCAGGAGGGCACACTGGCCAATGAGATGAGAGTTCTGCGCAGGGAGAGTGTCAACATGAACGCCCGCATCACCCAACTCTACGCCCAACTGCTGGATGAGATCATCCAGAAGAAGGATCAGGTTTTGGAGCAACGGAGGCTCGAGAGTTTGGTGCTTAATGCAACAGCCCAG GTGCTTCAGGTGTCCAGCAGTTACAGAGACCTGGAAAAGAAGTACGACGCACTGACTTCTCTAGTGAGCAACCAGAGCCAACTAATCACACATCTGGAGAAACAGTGCCAGCTCAAGAACCCGCAG GCAACCACATCACTTCCGGTTCAGCAGTCTAGTGGGTTGGTGGATGTGAACACAGAGGCTAAAGAAGTTGCCAGCAATGTCCAAAGAGACCAAAGTGCCCCTTTGCACCAGGAACAGAGTCCTTCAGAACTGCTGGAGCCCTTTGATGGCTTGCCCCGTCTGCCAACAGACACACCTTTCACCAGTTACCCCGTGACTAAATCTCCAG GACCGTGGAATGACTGCCAACATGTGCTGGAGTCAGGAGAGAAGACCAGCCGCATCTACCTGCTGCGACCACGCAATACTAACACACTTCTGCAGGCCTGGTGTGACCAGAGCAGAGCGCAGGGTGGCTGGACCGTAATCCAGAGGAGACAGGATGGCTCTGTCAACTTCTTCAGGACCTGGGAACAGTACAAG CAAGGTTTTGGGAATCTGGATGGTGAATACTGGCTGGGTTTGGAGCACCTGTACTGGCTCACCTCTCAGGCCACCTACAAGCTGCGAGTAGCCATGGAAGACTGGCAAGGACGACAGGCGTTTGCAGAGTACGACAGCTTTCAGGTGGAACCGGAGAGTGACTGGTATCGTCTACGATTAGGCAGTTATCAAGGCAACGCAGGAGACTCCCTTTCATGGCACAACAATAAAGCGTTCACCACTCTGGACCGTGATAAGGATGCTTATTCAG GAAACTGTGCTCATTACCAGAAGGGTGGCTGGTGGTACCACATGTGTGCCCACTCCAACTTGAATGGGGTGTGGTATAGAGGAGGCCATTACAGAAGTCGATACCAGGATGGTGTTTACTGGGCAGAGCTGCACGGAGGCTCGTACTCTCTAAAGAAAGTGGACATGATGATCAAACCTGCTTAA
- the LOC113072775 gene encoding hemicentin-2-like encodes MACFTMLLLQLLISLLLISLSHGDQCPLHLDPRRAVVRYGGSVAVTCNTSDAHKGMGWEASEGGVPMTKKQNLITWRVINLTEWDINPYCYINLNYKIGDNSQCEVKLPVTVYKTPDSVSISTVNHTEPMKEGQQYELQCDVHDVAPVQYLTVKWYKNQTLLNQTTFSDTDKTPVNKTVTLLIRPDRADDGAQYWCEAELDLGAEGPQPHPKNSSKPLSITVYFAPIIQFCRDWSPFTETSLDSYPLNVYSVEGNPRPNISWRHKSSPFNSSIPLTRFDSGLYEIIARNDLNNVSCFINIIVEYPPELNCNKSYEVKEKTLFKLPCKADGLPKPEYFLYKNGKIIQHDFYPNWNDSGLYQLTAHNQHGTSNSTFTINILHAPIIQFCRDWSPLTETSLDSYPLNLYSVEGNPRPDISWRHKSSPFNSSIPLTRFDSGLYEIIARNDLNNVSCFMNIMVECK; translated from the exons ATGGCTTGCTTCACAATGCTTCTGCTTCAGCTGTTGATAAGTCTCTTGCTGATCAGCCTTTCTCATGGTG ACCAATGTCCTCTTCACCTCGACCCACGGAGAGCTGTTGTGAGATACGGCGGTTCTGTTGCAGTTACCTGTAACACTTCAGACGCCCATAAAGGGATGGGATGGGAAGCCAGTGAGGGAGGAGTGCCTATGACCAAAAAACAGAATCTGATCACATGGAGAGTGATAAACCTGACAGAATGGGACATAAATCCATACTGCTACATAAACCTAAACTATAAAATAGGTGATAATAGTCAGTGTGAAGTAAAGCTCCCAGTCACAGTTTACA AGACTCCAGACAGTGTGTCCATCAGCACTGTGAATCACACAGAACCAATGAAAGAGGGACAGCAGTATGAGCTCCAGTGTGACGTTCATGATGTGGCTCCTGTTCAGTATCTCACTGTCAAATGGTACAAAAATCAGACTCTGCTGAATCAAACCACCTTCAGTGACACTGACAAGACCCCAGTGAATAAAACTGTCACACTCCTGATCCGTCCAGACAGAGCTGATGATGGAGCTCAATACTGGTGTGAAGCAGAGCTGGATCTGGGAGCAGAAGGACCTCAACCTCATCCTAAAAATTCATCAAAACCTCTCAGCATTACTGTATATT TTGCTCCAATAATTCAGTTTTGTAGAGACTGGTCACCATTTACAGAGACCTCATTGGATTCATATcctttaaatgtatattctgttgAGGGTAACCCTCGTCCAAACATCTCCTGGAGACACAAATCATCACCTTTCAATTCCTCTATACCTCTTACCAGATTTGATTCTGGCCTATATGAAATCATTGCCAGGAATGACCTGAATAATGTCAGTTGTTTCATCAACATAATAGTCGAGT ATCCTCCAGAACTGAACTGCAACAAGAGCTATgaagtaaaagaaaaaacactctTCAAACTTCCTTGCAAAGCTGATGGATTACCAAAGCCTGAATATTTCCTCTACAAAAATGGGAAAATTATCCAGCATGACTTTTATCCCAATTGGAATGATAGTGGCTTGTATCAATTAACTGCACATAACCAACACGGAACTAGTAATTCTACATTCACCATCAACATCCTAC ATGCTCCAATAATTCAGTTTTGTAGAGACTGGTCACCATTGACAGAGACCTCATTGGATTCATATCCTTTAAATTTATATTCTGTTGAGGGTAACCCTCGTCCAGACATCTCCTGGAGACACAAATCATCACCTTTCAATTCCTCTATACCTCTTACCAGATTTGATTCTGGCCTATATGAAATCATTGCCAGGAATGACCTGAATAATGTCAGCTGTTTCATGAACATAATGGTCGAGtgtaagtaa
- the LOC113072776 gene encoding hemicentin-2-like: MNITVEYPPELNCNKSYEVKEKTLFKLPCIADGLPKPEYFLYKNEKIIQHDFYPNWNDSGLYQLTAHNQHGTSNSTFTINILHAPIIQFCRDWSPFTETSLDSYPLNLYSVEGNPRPDISWRHKSSPFNSSIPLTRFDSGLYEIIARNDLNNVSCFMNIIVEYPPELNCNKSYEVKEKTLFKLPCKADGLPKPEYFLYKNEKIIQHDFYPNWNDSGLYQLTAHNQHGTSNSTFTIKILYAPIIQFCRDWSPFTETSLDSYPLNLYSVEGNPRPDISWRHKSSPFNSSIPLTRFDSGLYEIIARNDLNNVSCFMNIIVEYPPELNCNKSYEVKEKTPFKLPCIADGLPKPEYFLYKNGKIIQHDFYPNWNDSGLFQLTAHNQHGTSNSTFTIKILHAPVFYDSQEKFVMEEGSNIALECNTTGNPEPEVWWSFKNRNISTGGRHFNIERATSTSAGVYTCSATNKFGRNDKTFIVEIKALDYVFPNYILIVVVVFALLAVIIILVVVIWRRRKSSGHYEIGLLSEMQPLSNGSL; this comes from the exons ATGAACATAACAGTCGAGT ATCCTCCAGAACTGAACTGCAACAAGAGCTATgaagtaaaagaaaaaacactctTCAAACTTCCTTGCATAGCCGATGGATTACCAAAGCCTGAATATTTCCTCTACAAAAATGAGAAAATTATCCAGCATGACTTTTATCCCAATTGGAATGATAGTGGCTTGTATCAATTAACTGCACATAACCAACACGGAACTAGTAATTCTACATTCACCATCAACATCCTAC ATGCTCCAATAATTCAGTTTTGTAGAGACTGGTCACCATTTACAGAGACCTCATTGGATTCATATCCTTTAAATTTATATTCTGTTGAGGGTAACCCTCGTCCAGACATCTCCTGGAGACACAAATCATCACCTTTCAATTCCTCTATACCTCTTACCAGATTTGATTCTGGCCTATATGAAATCATTGCCAGGAATGACCTGAATAATGTCAGCTGTTTCATGAACATAATAGTTGAGT ATCCTCCAGAACTGAACTGCAACAAGAGCTATgaagtaaaagaaaaaacactctTCAAACTTCCTTGCAAAGCTGATGGATTACCAAAGCCTGAATATTTCCTCTACAAAAATGAGAAAATTATCCAGCATGACTTTTATCCCAATTGGAATGATAGTGGCTTGTATCAATTAACTGCACATAACCAACACGGAACTAGTAATTCTACATTCACCATCAAGATCCTAT ATGCTCCAATAATTCAGTTTTGTAGAGACTGGTCACCATTTACAGAGACCTCATTGGATTCATATCCTTTAAATTTATATTCTGTTGAGGGTAACCCTCGTCCAGACATCTCCTGGAGACACAAATCATCACCTTTCAATTCCTCTATACCTCTTACCAGATTTGATTCTGGCCTATATGAAATCATTGCCAGGAATGACCTGAATAATGTCAGCTGTTTCATGAACATAATAGTCGAGT ATCCTCCAGAACTGAACTGCAACAAGAGCTATgaagtaaaagaaaaaacacccTTCAAACTTCCTTGCATAGCCGATGGATTACCAAAGCCTGAATATTTCCTCTACAAAAATGGGAAAATTATCCAGCATGACTTTTATCCCAATTGGAATGATAGTGGCTTGTTTCAATTAACTGCACATAACCAACACGGAACTAGTAATTCTACATTCACCATCAAGATCCTAC ATGCCCCAGTGTTTTATGACAGCCAAGAGAAATTTGTTATGGAAGAAGGCAGCAATATAGCGCTAGAGTGCAACACCACTGGTAACCCTGAACCTGAGGTGTGGTGGAGCTTCAAAAATAGGAACATTTCCACTGGGGGGCGCCACTTTAACATTGAGAGAGCCACGTCTACCAGTGCTGGAGTTTACACATGCAGTGCCACGAATAAATTTGGACGCAATGACAAGACCTTCATAGTGGAGATAAAAGCTTTGGACT ATGTCTTTCCCAACTACATTCTAATTGTTGTAGTGGTATTTGCACTGCTTGCTGTAATCATCATTTTAGTGGTCGTAATATGGAGGAGGAGAAAATCAAGTGGACATTATGAAATAGGCCTACTGTCAGAAATGCAGCCGTTAAGCAATGGGAGCCTTTAG